One Cydia pomonella isolate Wapato2018A chromosome 14, ilCydPomo1, whole genome shotgun sequence DNA segment encodes these proteins:
- the LOC133525338 gene encoding uncharacterized protein LOC133525338 — MRKFLRSAFINIYYDFLGKISARKRRTSQKNLENILCQGKKIREKLKNVQPGSYLEIGGLMATQEEPLQIKKGGPGHTIGDGEYTLNRLTGMCCLLCCDTDKKLYYSAAPGAEHFTEVFDYYPLLCAIQQLKSGKVSKESIARIASVKNKDGVTLAQRLVADKANVTSKVNCFGKGNN, encoded by the exons ATGAGGAAGTTCTTGAGGAGCGCCTTCATCAATATCTACTACGATTTCCTCGGGAAGATTTCTGCAAGAAAAAGGAGAACATCG CAAAAGAATCTAGAAAACATTTTATGCCaaggtaaaaaaatacgtgAAAAGTTGAAGAATGTTCAGCCAGGGTCGTATTTGGAAATAGGTGGGCTTATGGCTACTCAAGAAGAACCACTGCAAATAAAGAAAGGTGGACCTGGGCACACCATTGGTGATGGAGAGTATACATTAAATCGTCTAACTGGTATGTGCTGCTTATTGTGCT GTGATACAGATAAAAAACTGTATTATTCAGCTGCTCCAGGTGCTGAACATTTTACCGAAGTATTTGACTACTACCCACTCCTCTGTGCCATACAGCAACTCAAGAGTGGTAAAGTATCTAAAGAAAGCATTGCAAGAATTGCATCAGTAAAGAATAAGGATGGTGTAACTTTAGCACAGCGCTTAGTTGCTGATAAGGCTAATGTTACTAGTAAGGTCAATTGTTTTGGAAagggaaataattaa